The genomic stretch CGAGAGGGAGCAGAGGGAGCCGGAGGGTCGGGAACCCCGGGATCTGCTAGCTACCGTCCCCTCGTCTCGCCTGCGCTGGGAGCAGAAGGGGGAACGGATGGGGACGCGCCCGCCCCACAGGAGCACGCGTGGCAGCACGTGCAGACCTCACCTTCAGTCCACGAGTCGCTCCCCTTAGTCCCCTCAACCCGGGCTCGAAGCTCTCCTCTTCTCCGGCGTCCACCCTGCCCAGGAACCTGCACCCCACCGTGCCCGGGAGGGGCGACCCCAGTGACGGGGAGGGATGCCCCGCCCCTCCCTTGTTGCGGCCGAgccccgccccccgccgccgccggcgccccgcccccggcccccgcCGCGCGCCgcgctcccctccctcagtcCGGCGGGCCCCATGCTACTGAGCGGAGCTCCTCCGGCGGGCTCCGGCCCGGGGCCGCGGGCGCAGGCGGGTGCTGGCGGCGGTCCCGGGGGGTCCCGCCGGGGCGCCGGGGGAGCGGGAGCCGCCGGCCCTGGAGGGGGTGGCAGCGGCGGGGTGGCCAAGTGGCTTCGGGAGCACCTGGGCTTCCgcgggggcggcgggggcggcggagGGGGCAAGCCGGCGCCCCCGGAGCCTGACTACCGCCCACCCGCGCCGTGCCCGGCCGCGCCCCCCGCGCCGCCTCCCGACATCCTGGCAGCCTACAGGCTGCAGCGGGAGCGCGACTTTGAAGACCCCTACTCCGGAGGGTCGTCCGGCTCCGCCGCGCTCGCCGCCCCCGTCGCCGCCGCCCCCGGCCCTACGCCGCCCCCACGCCATGGCTCGCCCCCTCACCGCCTTATTCGGGTCGAGACCCCGGGGCCCCCTGCGCCCCCTGCGGATGAGAGGCTGCCCGGACCCCCAGCCAGCAGCGACCGGGTGAGTGCAGAGCCGGGCAgggttggtggggaggggagcccaGAGAGGTCTTGGAGGTTGCGAGAGGGACAAAGGTGGCTGAGCCCCCTCGTGTCCCAGCCTCTGGAGGACGCGAGCTTAGTCCCCCGAGTCTTCCCCCACCTTTGTTCAGATTTCAAGCTGCTTATCTGGAATGGGACCCCCAAACTCTGCCCTTAACCCCGGTACGGTCGCTGGCCCGGCTACCCTCCCCTTCTCCCGCGCTCCGGCTCTCGGCTTTGCAGCCCCTGAGCTACagcgtttgtttgttttttcctaacGGGATCTGGGGAGCACCCACCTCCCCCTGCCAGTGGATGGCCTTTCTGCCCCTACGGGGAGCACAGCTCTCATGCTGTTTGATCTCTGACCCTTTCCCCAGGCCAGAACCAGCACAAAgcgcccccccacacacccctgtgctgctcctcctccccactcCGCCTGTGGCCGCCGCCTCCATTCCAAGCGCCCGTGCAAGGTGTGAAGGCAGGAGTTTCTCCTGTGGGCTAAGCAAGAGCTGGCCTTCGCCTTGCCGCGTGGAGCGGGGCCAGGCGGGATTGGCTTAGGGGGCTGCTGGCAGGGAGCAGTTCTTGCCAAGGATGCCCATCAGTGGTGGGGTCCAGGGGCTCACTGCCTACCCCTTCCCTTGACCCTCTCTCCCCCTCCGTGGGGGCTGTTCCGTGCTCAGAACCTGTTGCCCGATGGGACTAAGCAGTTGAGCCTGTTTCCTCTTTTGCCCCTGAAGGCCATTCTGAAGAAGACCGGAGCCTTTTGTGGGTCTGCTGGCAACAGGCGTGTGCAGCCACTGTTTCTCCAGGACATCCCCCTTAGTCTGGGAGCTCTTTTCTCCCCATCTTCAGAGGCCCTTCATGCCCCCCAGGCAGAGTGACAGCTGGAAGTACCCCCCCAGACCCCCAGGCCCTAGAAGTGTATGAAGATGAGGGCTCCCCTCCAGCTCTGCTGCCCTTCACTCAGCCTTCCGGGGCTGCCTCTGCCCAGCAGAGCAGAGAGCTTTTGTATTGGATCAGAGAGTAGAGTTGCTGCCTGAGTCCAGTGGCTGGGTTTCCTGGATGAGAGACTCGTCCGGGTCAGGGCAGAAGCCTCAGGAATGTCAGTGATTTTTCTCTTGAGTTCCTGCCCTGGGGTGCGCTGCCTGCTCTTAGCCTGCAGAGAGGGGATTCAAGGGTACTGCTGCAAggccatgctcccctccttcctcaGTGTCCCTGCATTGTGTGATGGATGATGGTGGTGACAGTGAGGCACAGGGACATGCTAGGCCTTGTTTTCTCCACTGACCATttagtctcctcctctctgaccacTGCCTGTTGGCACACAGGCCCAAGCTGTCCTTGGCCCCTTTCCTCTCTGCAGTGGCTTGGAATGTCCTCACAGGCTACCCCCAAGCCCTGGGTGCCAGGACAAAAACCATGCCCTCCTTGTGTCTGTTTCCCAAGTGCCTGACACAATGCTTGGCATCAGGAGGGGTGCACAGCCCCGTATGGTGACTGTCCCCTACCAGGGTGGCCTGAAAGTCAGGGAACCACCTGCTTTCCTGCCACAGCTGCCCTGTGCAggaccccgccccctcccctctgggGCTGCACCTCGCTGTCACCACCGCTTCTTGCCAGGGACATCCATGCTACCATGTGGCCACCGCGTAACGTAACTCACAGGCTGTTTAGGCCTGGGGGTGCCAAGAGATGTCTAATGTTGAGGTCAGCCACAGGGCCAGGAATGAACTCCAGCTGGCTCTCCCAGGAACCATTTAGTCTGGGGTCTGTTCAACGAGTATAAGAAGGACCCAGATGCCACCTGAGCcgggtgctggctcctggccctgctcaCTAAAAGGAACTCTCATTGCTTTGGGAGAAGAGTTTTGGGGGACCCCAGGGTTTTGGATTAGGAAGAGCTCAGACAAGGTGTCTGCGCCCTTAACTGTAAATCTAGTGTGCGGCTCCTCAGCCTGCAGAGCAGCACATAGCTGCCACATGCACCTGAGAtgctgccaccacctccacagcccccaacacacaccctggcCCCGCTGAGCTGTTGTTTCTGTTGTGGGGTGCTTGCTTTCTTTGTTCAATCTATAGGGTCTCTTGGGTTCTTGTTGAGGGGTCTCCTCCCATGGTGAGATGGGGACCAAGATGTACCTTGGTCTGGCTTGCCTGGCTGGCCAGCTTCTCTCCttctggagtcccatgtctgggTCCTGCAgatgaaagcagtggagaagcTTCTGTGATGAACTGGGGAGGTAGAAGGGAAACCCAGGAAATCTGCACAGGACCCGGAGAGGCCTGAGGGGCCCAGGGCTGTTTGCTTATTCCCCATATAAGGCTCTGGCTGTTTTCCCACGCTGAGACCCACTGCTAAAGGGCACAAGGGTGGCCAtctgggcaggcctggtggggcaggtgtgggagcagcaggagctgcGCCTCGCAGCGGGCAGGCAAGGCCTTGCCATTTGGCTGCAGGAAGAGCTCCCTGGTGGTGCTGGGCCCTCATCCTGCATCCATCTGGGCCCCACTGGCAGAGGCACTGGAGAGCAGCAGGTCTCTCCCTTCCTTAACTTAGACCTTCAATAGAAACATACCTGGTCTCGttagggaagggggagagagcaaAAGAAGTGGGCCCGGATTAGATGAAGCTCTGAGCCACCCATGCCCATCTTCGCAGCATGTCCTTTGCCTTGGTTGTGCCAAGATGCACACGTGTGACATGGATGAGAGGACTGGCACCAGACACTGAGAACAGGGCCCTTACTTGTAGTTCTTGGAGGGACTCGTGGAGTTTGTGGGTGCTCTAGAAACTGTGTGTACTTGGTTCCTGCTTTCCTGGGAAAGGTTCATAGCTTCAGATGCTCGTGGAATCCACAGGCCCTCAAATatgaaggatcttttttttttttaaaggtttgtttatttttattggaaaggcagatatacagagaggaagagagacagagaggaagatcttccatcccatggttcactccccaagtggctgcaatggctgaagctgagccaatctaaatccGGGAGctcggaacctcttccaggtctcccacatgggtgcagggtcccaagcctttgggccatcctcagctgccttcccatgccacaggcagggagctgaatggaaagcaagaccaccaggattagaaccagcacccatatggggtcccggtgtgtgcaaggcaaggactttagctgctaagccatcacGATAGGCCCATGAAGgatcttttgaaagatttgtttttacttcaaagtcagagttacaaagagagggaacgACAGATtgtccatctcttggttcactcccccaaagatcACAACTGCCTAAGcggagccagtccaaagccaggagcttctaatggatctcccacataagtgcagggctccaaggacttagaccatcctcccctgcttttccaggccacaatcagggagctggattgaaaggggagcagctaggacttgaactggtacccgtttgggatgccagtgctgcaggtggaggaatagCTTGCCATACCACTATGCCGGCCCCCAATAGGAAGAACTTGTAATAGGTAGATGGTATCCACATGAATGTGGGCCCTCCAGTCCTAttttggaagggagagaaaagactgTTGATGTAAGAAAGCTGAAGTGAGGGAGACAAGGGCTGTCAACTGGGAGCTTGTCTTTGCTATTGTCTGTGTTTGTTTCTGAGGTAACACAGGCCTAGGCACTGAGAAAGACCTTGTGCTTAGAGGACCTGGTCCCTGCCTCACTTTAATTCTTCTTAGGACTTCCACCAAGTCTGGAGGCTTCAACTTGCAGATATTTCTGGTCAAGATGGAGGTggcgggggtggtggtggtggtggtgatgttcaggggaagagagagaagagaggaggggtccaGGTCACAGAGAGCTGGGAACTGGTTAGGCCTCAGCCATCGGGGGCCCAGGCTGGATGTCTTGGCTGTGCTTGGTGCATCACGGAGGGCTGTGGCTGTTGGGAGAGGGCATGAAGATGGCCCAACCTTGCAGAGGTGCAGTGCTGTGAGGTGCCTTCCTCTCCTGGAGCTGGCTTCGCACCTGTCGCTGTGAGCTGCTGGGAGGCCAGACCTTTGGAGTTTTCACCTTTGATGATGTGGTGCTGGACAATTGCTGAGCTCCTGCTGGTGCCAGGCACCAAGCTGGCTGACAGATGTTGGATTTCAGGCTGGTTGATCCTGACAGCCACTCGCTGAGGGAGTTTCCCAGGCAGACATTAGAAGAAGGGCATTGCAAGAAGTAGGAACCACAAGTGTAAAAGATTTTGATGTTGGGGGAAGATCAGTAATGTTCCATTTCCAAAACCATGACAAGGTCAGTAGGTTTTCAGAGACAAAGGGTTTCCATGGTTAAATACTTTGGGGGAATAATGAAGCAGAATTAGCCTGATTTTTTGCTGTAGGACTGCTCAGAGCTAATGTGTATTTTCAGTCTACAAATAGAGGAAAGTAGATGCTACATTTCCCAAATTTCTGGAAAAATCTATGATAAGGCTCTGAGGTATAGAAGACTCAGGTCGCTGTCTGGTCTCCACTGCTGGCACGCTCTGCATGCTAGCCAAGCACTGAGACCTTAATAACCAAATGTAAATGATGATGAATGTAAAAGATTATTATCAGGGTCATCTCGTATTGAGCACTGACTCCATGCCAGCCACTGGGCTAAGAACTACACAttccttttccccttttcctctccttcctcccatctCCTGCCCCAGATGTACTGTTGCAATCCTCAGTCCACAGCCAGAACGTTTCCAGACTCTGAACAGAATAAAGCAGCAGAGGGGCTAGTGGTTGACTCTGGGGACTTTGGAGGTAGAGCTAACGCTTTATGCAAGGTGCCCTGCTTGCTTCTCCTAGACCCACACCTGCTGGAGCCCCATGGGTGGGGTCAGACACATGTTGCATGGCCCAGTGGCCTCATGGAAGCACAAGCAGCTAGTGGGCCTGTAGCTGCCTGGGAGAGGCTTGGGCAGGAAAGCAATGGGGAGTGTGACAGCTGGGAGGGACACTGCCTAATGGGAGCAGATGCAATAGCAGGTCTTGCAGGCAGCCCGCGGAATGATGGACAGGGGCCCTCTCTGGACGGCCCCTTTACACATTAGTCAGGCAATCCATCAGCAGTCAGCAGCGTTCTGGCTGTGCAGAGGAAGGGCTTCGGCATTAGCTGTGGTTGAGGCCCTTCCCTGGAGGCCTCCCTTCTGCCCGGAGCCAGAGGCTTGGAGGCCTGTTGGCATGGGGCTTCTCCTGAGAGCCTTGTCCTACAGCTGCTGCTGGTCAGCCAGAGCTCAGAGGACATGGGGGTCTGAAGGTTGGTGTCCCACAGAGGCTGGCGACTGGAGAGAAGGGCGCTTTCGGAGAACCCATACAGGTACATGGAACACCGACTGTGGGCCAGGCTCTGGGGTGGGTGCAGGACGTGACATTGGGCAGATCAGGGACCAGAAACAACAGACTGGTTGGTGATAGGCATCGGAAGCTATGGGGACAGCTTTGTCCACTGAGTCATCTGTGATgttccctgggaaggcaggcctTGGCTGCAATGGGACCCTTCCATGTCCAGAGTGGACACCTGTCCTGCCAGCCTTCCCAGCTGTCCTCTCTGcagtgttcccagctcctgggcccGTGGGCGGCTCCTGTGGCTGTCCCAGCCCAGATTGGGGTTTCCTGGAGCAGGGTGTGGAGCCAGGAACAGCACAGAGGAGCCATTGAGCTGCCCACAGAGCTGCCACCTGGGTGCCCAAAGGCGCTGCAGGTTTGGGCTGTCGAGCTCCTGCCAGCCTGGGAGGGCTCAAAGCTCTTGGCATGAGCCCAGGATTCAGGTAGGAATGGAGATGGATGCAGCTTGGGCCAGGTTTGTTGAgagaggggctggaggggctcCATGGAGGGGCAGGTCGGAGGGTTGTTGGAGGATGGGCCAGACCCCTCTGCTACGAGCAGCTTCTAGGGATGGGGCTGTACTCCCAAGGACTGCGTCCCCTCATGTGACCCCACCCTACCATACACCATTCATGCTTCCTCCCTCTTCTGAATGAACAGGGGAAAGTGCTTCCTTTGTGCATTCAGCTGTTGTCTGAAGGGATTTCACAGATACTTCCGGAGCTTCCAGGCACCAGGAatatggccagaactgtgctccTGCCCTCAGGAAGCTCAGTCTCAGAAAGACGGGGCAGTGGGCCCTCCCTTGTCAGTGGAGTCACAAGCAGCTGACTGGCGGGATTGCTTTGCGTGGCAGGGTTTCAgcatcctctgggccctgggctgggatggggctgTGGGTGCCACTGGCCTGGGAAGAAGTGTGTGGAGGTAGGGTTATCACTGCTTCCTAGGACTAGGGGTGAGGGGTTGGAGAAGGGGCAACAGGTGGTGATAgaatagaaacattttaaaattaattgtctAGGaggcagtgcagtggcatagcacagTAATTCTCTGCCTGTAACACTGGTATCTGTTATACCAGTGTTATatgcctgctgccctgcttctgatccagttccctgctaatggccagggaaaacaaCAGGGAAGGGCcggatccttgggaccctgtactctatcggagacccagaagatgctcctggctttgagctggcccagctctgtccatgGCAGCCAATTAGCCAATAAAACAGTGAATgcaagatgtctttctctctcttttctccctctctaaaCAAATCTAGgaaattattcatttaaattttatttagttttaagttttattttcgtTTGGTAGCCAGAAGAGAGCTTTATTTCCCGtctgccaattcactctccaaagagctATGACAGCCGtgctgggccattccaaagccagaggcAAGAACTCTGCCTGGGCCTCTCGCTTGAGCGGCAGGGGCCgtggtccacattagcaggaacctggagtcggGGGTGGAGCAGGGTcttgaaacccaggcactctgacttgAGATACAGGCAGCAAATGCCTGCTCCTCAGGTGTTTATTGGAGCTGGAAAGACAAAAGTGACAAGGAGGTCAGGCTAgaggctgagctgctgctgctgcttgtgagaagccaggagctggggccttTCCCAGAACAAGGTGGGAACAAGGCAGGAAACGATGTATTAGAGGCCATGGGGCCTCACCTCAGAGAAACTTGCAGAGGGCATCCCTGAGAGGTTGATGTTCCACCAGGTAGGGGTCCTCATTCCCAGTAAAGGCAGCCACTTCACAGGGCCCCCAGCACAACTGGCTTCACTGCTGCTGAGAACTGAAGCCTAGACTGCCATGGGTCAAGGGAAGGGCACTAACCCCCCATCCTGCCCAGGGAGCAGCGCTCTTGGGATCTGGCAGCCCTGGGTGGCCCGGGCTCTGGCTCCACCCGAGGAAAAGGCCGCAGCCAGCTGGGAGAAAGGCTCCATTGTCCCTGGTGTTCCCTGCCCCCAACACCTGGAGCGACTGTGCTGGGTGTGTAGCCATGGTTTGCTCTGCTTTGactgggggcagggacagagccCTGGCGGGGAGCCACTTGTGTGGGAGGAAGGGGCAGAGTGGGAAGCGGAGGGCCAAGGCAGGGCCTTTCCTGCTCCTGTCCCTGTCCTCCAGGAGCCAAGGGCGCGTTCACAGAGCCCCAGGGCTTTCCCAAGGTCTCTCCCAGAATGCCCACGGTGACAGGTTGGTTGGCAGCCATTCTCCAAAAGGTTCCATGGTAGCTCATGACGGGAATTTTGTCACAGCAATGACAGGGAGAATGTAGCCTGTCGTCCATGGTGGTCCTCAGCTGTCTGATCAGCAAGTGCAGATGCACTGGTTGGCGTGGACCGTGCTTTTCTGAGTTGCGTGGCTGTTCCGTGCTTGCTCTTTGACTTCTTCCagcatctttgtttttaaaaatatttatttatttgagagagagggagcgagcaTGCCCTTCCgcctgctggctccctcctcaaATGTTAACAAcatccagggttgggtcaggacaaaaccaggagccagaaactccacccacgcctcccacgtgggtggcagggtcttgagcacttgggccatcatctgctgcctctgcctccttggatgcagtagcagaaagctggatcagaagcagaggtgcctGGACTCAAACCGGCCCTCTAATATGAAACGTTTGTGTGTGTGATTCAATGCCAACTCCTTTCCAACAGCTGCGTAGCAATCCTCTGAATTAAGCCTCCATGTTGAACAGCCTGGTGCTGCCTCTTGTCCCGCTTTTGGACCCTGGCTAAGGCAGACCCAAAGACCCAGTTGCTTCATCCTGGCCATTTAGACCTAGGAGATGGCCCAGAGGCACAAATTGGTGAAAAAAGAAAGGTGTCCCACTTAGTTGGTAGCCTGATGGAGGGTGGGAGTGGCTgccaaggaagagacagaatgtgTCCCATCCAAGCTCAGGGCTTGCCTTGGACCTCTGGGGCCCTGGCTCCGAGGTAGCCCTCCCTGAACTCACTGGATGGGGCATATGGGGCACCTCCGCAGCCTGAAGCCCGCTCTCCTTACTGCTCCACAGCTGGCAATCGTAGAAGACTATGCAGATCCATTTGATGTTCAGGAGTCTGCTGAAGGCTCAACAGGAGCTTCGGGAGCCCCGGAGAAGGTCCCTGAGAATGATGGCTATATGGAGCCCTATGAGGCCCAAAAGATGATGGCTGGTGAGTGACAGGTGttgtggctggggtggggagggggaggaggttgCTGATCCCTGAGGCTTGGGCTCTGCAGAACAGGCTCCGGTACCCACACATCGAGGGATTGATCCCCAAGGACTGGTCCCCATTCATTCAAGATGATCATGTTGGAGAGGAAGCTGTGCCATGAGAGACCTGCAGATATAGAGGAAGTCAGGCAACCAGAAGGTCAAATAGAAGCAATTGAGGTCACCAAGAAGGGCAAGCTTGTGGTGTGGGCTGGAGGTTACTGGTCCCAAAAAGAACATCACTGGTTTTGCAGAAGGTGATGGTGAGATATCAGAGTGTGGCGTTAATGACCTTGAGGACAGATAATTAGAGATATGGACACAGGGGGGTTGGGTAAAAGTAGCTCAAGGATCTATGGGAGGGAAAAGTGAATAATAGGTGGCCTTGAAGACAAGCCAAGAGAGAATCCTGGGAAGGAGACTGAGTCAGGATGATCAGATAGGATGGAGACAGGTCATCTGGACCAAGGGCCCAAGGTCACAGTCGGACAAAGGTGCTTTCAGGGGCAGATATTGTCGGTGCTGAGGACGTGGTGGGAGCTGAGATGCCAGAGAGCACTTGGAAGGCTGGGCTACAGTTCTTGGACTTGTTCCAGGGGGAGGAGTAGAGCCATTGTGAATTCGAGCAAGGGAGGAACAGGATGAGTATGGCACAGGCAGAGGGTCATTGAGGCTGTACCATACAGAACACACTGCCAGAGGGAACCAGAGGTGGAGAAATTAGCAGGATGTCGAGGGACCACCGGTCAGCACCCCTTCCTCCTCTCAGGAGCTTAGAATCCTtgagaaataaagataaaacagagGGAGAGTAACATGTCAGTTTTATTGCTGATAGCATTGATTGGAGAGCATTACTTAGCTATGCCACCAACAATGGGTTTCTTCACCACAGAATTATGCTTGTTCACTCAGACAACACATGACACAGGGGCAGACCGCTCACCACAAGGAGGAGAAAGAACCAGAATGTTTTCTCCCTACAAGAAGGCAGATCTGAGAAAGAGCCCGCGTCTTCACTAGCCAATCAGAtaagctgctcctcttcctcaggAGAGGCTAATGAGGGAGCAGGGAGCCAGTGGTCAGGTGTGTCATCCTATCACCCCACATATCCCCTGGAAAGCTATAGTTCACTCTGGCCATGATCTAGGGCATCCTCAGGATGGGAAGGAACAGGTGAACTGTGGAGAAAGAAGGTGGGTGAGTTTCCCATGTAGTGGACAGAAAGGGAGACACTGAGAGGTGGCTACTGCCAGTGCCTTGGAATTGCACACAGACATTTCAGTGCACATTTTGGGGGTTACATAGCTGCCGGACTTTTACCAGATGTTCACGGGTATCCTCTGTCTCAAGTGACAGTGGAAGCGTGACTGGAGATACAGAAGCAATGgttttcatgaggcaggttgtcCAGGGAGTAATGGTGGGGAGTGAGAGATGAAGTCTGCCTGAGGGAACAGAGGCCAAGAGGGGACCCCGGGAAAGAGACCAAGCAGGTGTGGTCCGGGAGCAGACCATCCCAGAAGATAACCTGGCCAAGGGAATGGTGATAGCTGAGTAACCAAGAAGCACTTTCTGGTTGTTAAAATGAAGTCACTTGGGAAACAGGAAGCTAAGGGGAGCTGGGCAGCaaggagaagacagagcaggGGAGGAACCTACCTCAGTTTCCTAAACCTGTCAGCCTCTGCTGCCCAGCCCTTCCTGGTTGTCTTGGCATCGTTTGCAGGCCTTTCCTTCTGTCTACCTCTGCCTCCATTGGACCTCCTGCCACTGAGGGTGAGAGACAGGGATGTGTGACTGCTGAGCCttatgcgcgcgcgcacacacacacacacacgcacacacacagctggggCCATCCCGCAGGAGGCACACTTCATAGCAGTGAAGGTGACC from Ochotona princeps isolate mOchPri1 chromosome 6, mOchPri1.hap1, whole genome shotgun sequence encodes the following:
- the SHF gene encoding SH2 domain-containing adapter protein F isoform X3 produces the protein MLLSGAPPAGSGPGPRAQAGAGGGPGGSRRGAGGAGAAGPGGGGSGGVAKWLREHLGFRGGGGGGGGGKPAPPEPDYRPPAPCPAAPPAPPPDILAAYRLQRERDFEDPYSGGSSGSAALAAPVAAAPGPTPPPRHGSPPHRLIRVETPGPPAPPADERLPGPPASSDRLAIVEDYADPFDVQESAEGSTGASGAPEKVPENDGYMEPYEAQKMMAEIRGSKETTAVQALPLYDTPYEPEEEGVTPEGEGALWLRESRLPEDDERPPEEYDQPWEWKKERISKAFAAGTTGPSAEPTPRTCYGCAKRPATWCATVRPARMTSHSPSRAARASCT